The uncultured Desulfatiglans sp. DNA window AATGCCCGTCCGCACGAAATACGCGTGGCCCTCGTCGAGAACGGCGTCGTCGTCGAACTGCATATCGAGCGAAGAACCGGGCAGGAGCTGATGGGGAACATCTATCGCGGGCGGGTCGTCCGCGTCCTGCCAGGCATGCAGGCCGCCTTTGTGGACATCGGCCTCGAACGGACCGCCTTTCTTTATGTCGCCGACGTCCACAAGGACTTCTCCGACATGGAGAAGCTGATGCTTCAGTGTCCCCGGGAAGACCACGAAGAGGATGGCGAAGAAGAAAGCGACCAGCCCCTCTCCACCATGCATCCTCCTTTCCGCCCTGTTTACCAGATCGAAGACCTGCTTCATGAAAACCAGGACATCATCGTGCAGGTTTCCAAAGAACCTCTGGGCAACAAGGGCGCACGCCTGACTTCCCATATATCCATCCCCGGAAGGCATCTGGTCCTGATGCCTATGGTCAACCACATCGGCGTATCGCGCCGCATCGAGGACAAGGAGGAAAAGGCGCGCCTCAAAGAGATCATCAACGAGATCCGTCCCGCTGATTACGGCTTCATTGTGCGGACAGTCAGCGAAGGCGCCGGCAAGGAAAAGCTCAAGGCTGAAATGGATTTTCTCCTCAAGCTCTGGACGAACATCCAGGCCAAGGCGGAAAAGGGGTCCGGACCCAGGCAGCTCTACAAAGACCTGTCGATCTCGCTCCGCTCCGTGCGGGACCTGTTCACCCGTGAAGTCGACCGCCTTGTCATCGATTCACGTCCTGAGTTCGAGGGCGTCATGGAGTTCATCGAAACGTTCGCCCCCCGGCTGAAGTATTCCGTCGAACTCTACGAGGGCACCGATCCGATTTTCGATGCCTTCGGGATAGAGATGGAGATCTCCCGCGCCCTGGAGAAAAAGATCTGGTTGAAATCGGGCGGCTACATCGTCATCGAGATGACCGAGGCCTTGACGGCCATCGACGTCAACACGGGCAGTTACGTGGGGAAACGCAATCTCGAGGAGACTATCCTCAAGACCAACCTGGAGGCCGTCAAAGAAATCGCTTACCAGCTCCGCTTCAGGAACATCGGGGGTTTGATCGTCATCGACTTCATCGACATGGAAAAAGCGAGCAGTCGAGAAAGGGTCTTCCTCGCCCTGAAAGAGGCCTTGTCCAAAGACCGGGCGAAATCCAACATCCTCCAGATCTCCGAGCTCGGGCTGATCGAGATGACCCGCAAGCGCACGCGTGCCAACCTCAACCGCCTCCTGACCGAGCCCTGTTTTTACTGCGACGGCCGAGGCACGCTGAAATCGAGGATAACGATCTGCTACGAGATCTTCCGCGACCTCGAACGGGATTGCAGGGCCCTGAACGAGGAGGGCCCTGTACAGGTGCTGGTACACCCCGATATCGCCAACGTGCTCAGGGAAGAGGAGCAGGAATCCATCATGGATCTGGAAAGGAGGATCAACCAGAGGATCGTCATCGTCCCGAAAGAGGGGTTCCATCTCGAAGATTACGAAATCAGTTTTTGATCCGCCTTTTCAGCTTTGCCTGTGGGCCTTCTTGATCCTGGCCAACCCTTCCTCGATCTCCGCCTTCGTAAAGGTCTTCTGGCAGCGCGTGCACTGATAGATCTCTTCGATCAGCTTGTCGTAGATCAGCTCATCGGAAAAATTGACGCCGTGGAACCGGAGCGAGAAGTTGTACACCAGCTTGAAGTCCTTGCCGGCGCAGCTGTCGCACACAAAATAATCCTGGATATTTTCTTCCATGGTAATGCCCTCCCTGCCGGCAAGGTCCTGCGAACCTCCGTTGCACACCTTTGGCCGCCTGCGCACCGCCGACGATATGAACGTGTCACCCTCCAAAAAGATCCTTCACGGGATCTAGGCCGTTCCGCTTGCCTGTCCGGCAGGCCGGACGATCCTGCTACCCGGAACGGCTGAATCGTTCGGCTCACGGTCCCTCGATCCCCGTTGCACCTCACGAACCTTCCTGCCGCCGGAGGCCTTCTCCGGATGGGTTCCGGGTTGTGCCGGGAAATCATTTCTGCATGGACGCAAGCTGAAGAACCGGATTCGACGTGGCTTTATAGCGCTTTTTGGGCGTATTGACAACGATTTTTCCGGCGCGTCCTGCAGCGCGGGAGCAACGTCCAACACGGGCGCAGGGGAGCGGCGGAAGATCCTGAAAAGGTCGGCATCCGCTTTTCCACAAGAGGACCGTTTAATCCGGCTCCATTTTTGTGGTAGGATTGTTTGCGGTTCGAAAAATCGTCCACCTCCGAACATCGCTTCGGTTTGGACACTTTGGCGGTGCTCGTTCGACACGGCCTCCAGGCCCCAAGTGTGCTCGAGGCGACCGGAGTTCTTCGATGCCGGCTTCGGGAGTAGACCAGAAAGGGGGCGGGCAGGCGAGACACCCCGGCACCCGCCGAGACGGATCAAATCCGCCCGCTCGATGCAAAGCAGACGTTCAGGGGCTGTGATCGAGTCTTGCCCTTTTGAACGTCTTCGGCCCCAAGGGCGCGGAAGCATTTGCGGATGACCTGTTCAGCCTGACGCAATCCTTCGATTGGGACTCAAGCAGCGATGCTCACCATCTCTCGCATGCATCAAAAAACATGGCCTGCGCTCCTGACGGTCTGCCTCACGCTCGTCATCTGGCTCGGCAGCAAGGCTTATTATGAGGACTGGTTCAGCGATCCGTTCAAATACCCGGCGAAAGCGGCCTCTCTGGGCGCAACCATCCTGATGTGCTGGTGCGTCGTTCTTTCGACGCGGTTGCGCCCGATCGAAGCCTTCTTCGGAGGTCTGGACAAGGTCTACCAGGTGCACAAACGGATCGGACGCTGGGCCTTTTTCCTCATCATCCTGCACCCGATCTTTCTCTCGGCCCACAATTTTCCGGATTTCCTCGTTTTTCTGCAGGAACTCGGATTTCTCGATCCCTCGGGGGACCGTTACCTCTGGGGGCACAACATCGGGGTCGCAACCTTTCTCATGATGGCGGGTCTGATGAGCCTCACCTTGTGGCTGAAGATCCCCTATCACCTCTGGAAGATGACCCATGAGTGGTTCGGAGGGGTTTTGGTCCTGGCTGCGGCCCATGTGTTGATCGTCAACCGTGACGTCACCGCCTATCCCCTCCTCAGGATCTGGGTCTACGGTTTTCTTGCGCTCGCCCTGGGCAGTTTTGTCTACATCCGTTTTTTTTATCGGTTCTATGGACCCCGCTTCGACTACACCATCTCTGAAATCGTAAAACACAAGGACGTGATCCAGGCGACCCTCCGTCCGGTCCAGGAGAAAATGGAGTTCAAGCCCAGCCAGTTCGTCTATCTCGTCGTGCGCAAGGAAGGCATCACCCCGGAGCCGCATCCCTACTCCATCGCCTCCGGCTACAATCCCCGCAACCGGATCAAACTCGGCATCAAGCAGTCGGGGGACCACACGCGCTCCCTCGACCGACTCGAGCGCGGCGATCCTGTCATTCTTTACGGCCCCTACGGGCACTTCAGCAACCGGTTCCTGTCAAGTGAACGGGACTGCGTCTTCATCGCCGGCGGCATCGGCATCACACCGTTTCTCGGGATGTGGCATGTGGCGCTCCACTCCGAAGAGCGGCTCGACCCCCGGGAGACGCCCGAACGGCTGAGGCGGATGCACCCCGAACTGATCAGGACATGGAGGAGCCCCGTCGTTTCCCTGTTCTACATCTGCCGGACGAGGGATGACGCGAGCTTCGATGAAGACATCCGGCAGGAGGTCGCCATGAGCCGTTTCCAAGGATTCAAGGCCTTCGAAGAGCGCGGGCACCACTACGAATGCTATTTCACCTCAGAGCAGGGCAGGATTACCGCCGCCTATGTCCATGAGCGGGTCAAGGGGGGTCTGCAGGATAAAAACATCTTCCTCTGCGGCCCTTCCCCCATGGTCGCCTCTTTCGTTGCACAACTCTCGGCCCTGGGTGTGCCGGACAGGCAGATGATCGTCGAAGACTTCAATCTGCTTTGAGCGGCGTCAGGAGTCTAACAAGTTTCCATCCGGAAATGCCCTTTTTGGCCAAAAATCCTCATTTCCGGATTGGAAACTTTGCCGCGCCGGATGGTCTTTTCCGGATGGATAACAGCCATGCAATTTCACGATAAGTGGGCCGAGGAAGCCGGGGCAGGTGGATCAAAAGGGTTCAGGCGACGGCATGACGGTTTCGTGAAGGCGGAAGACCGGCGCAGTCTGAAGGGATTTGAAAAACTGGAGCCACCGTGCGGAA harbors:
- a CDS encoding conserved hypothetical protein (Evidence 4 : Unknown function but conserved in other organisms); translated protein: MEENIQDYFVCDSCAGKDFKLVYNFSLRFHGVNFSDELIYDKLIEEIYQCTRCQKTFTKAEIEEGLARIKKAHRQS
- a CDS encoding hypothetical protein (Evidence 5 : Unknown function); translation: MNVFGPKGAEAFADDLFSLTQSFDWDSSSDAHHLSHASKNMACAPDGLPHARHLARQQGLL
- the rng gene encoding Ribonuclease G codes for the protein MANELIINARPHEIRVALVENGVVVELHIERRTGQELMGNIYRGRVVRVLPGMQAAFVDIGLERTAFLYVADVHKDFSDMEKLMLQCPREDHEEDGEEESDQPLSTMHPPFRPVYQIEDLLHENQDIIVQVSKEPLGNKGARLTSHISIPGRHLVLMPMVNHIGVSRRIEDKEEKARLKEIINEIRPADYGFIVRTVSEGAGKEKLKAEMDFLLKLWTNIQAKAEKGSGPRQLYKDLSISLRSVRDLFTREVDRLVIDSRPEFEGVMEFIETFAPRLKYSVELYEGTDPIFDAFGIEMEISRALEKKIWLKSGGYIVIEMTEALTAIDVNTGSYVGKRNLEETILKTNLEAVKEIAYQLRFRNIGGLIVIDFIDMEKASSRERVFLALKEALSKDRAKSNILQISELGLIEMTRKRTRANLNRLLTEPCFYCDGRGTLKSRITICYEIFRDLERDCRALNEEGPVQVLVHPDIANVLREEEQESIMDLERRINQRIVIVPKEGFHLEDYEISF
- a CDS encoding putative ferric reductase (Evidence 3 : Putative function from multiple computational evidences) codes for the protein MLTISRMHQKTWPALLTVCLTLVIWLGSKAYYEDWFSDPFKYPAKAASLGATILMCWCVVLSTRLRPIEAFFGGLDKVYQVHKRIGRWAFFLIILHPIFLSAHNFPDFLVFLQELGFLDPSGDRYLWGHNIGVATFLMMAGLMSLTLWLKIPYHLWKMTHEWFGGVLVLAAAHVLIVNRDVTAYPLLRIWVYGFLALALGSFVYIRFFYRFYGPRFDYTISEIVKHKDVIQATLRPVQEKMEFKPSQFVYLVVRKEGITPEPHPYSIASGYNPRNRIKLGIKQSGDHTRSLDRLERGDPVILYGPYGHFSNRFLSSERDCVFIAGGIGITPFLGMWHVALHSEERLDPRETPERLRRMHPELIRTWRSPVVSLFYICRTRDDASFDEDIRQEVAMSRFQGFKAFEERGHHYECYFTSEQGRITAAYVHERVKGGLQDKNIFLCGPSPMVASFVAQLSALGVPDRQMIVEDFNLL
- a CDS encoding conserved hypothetical protein (Evidence 4 : Unknown function but conserved in other organisms), giving the protein METLPRRMVFSGWITAMQFHDKWAEEAGAGGSKGFRRRHDGFVKAEDRRSLKGFEKLEPPCGIEPQTSSLRVRCSTN